The following nucleotide sequence is from Sulfurospirillum tamanense.
AGTTTTCGTGCCCACAAAACGAGCATTGGAAAAAATGCCACAATCACGTAAAACCACACGTACACACCTGCAACATAATACGCCGCCACGGGAATAATGAGAAAAAAGACGTGCCATTGGGGCTTGTGAAAATGAAAAACAACGCGCTTAACACGGTAGTGGTACCACTGAAGTGCGGTTGCAAGGTAATACCCAAGCCCCATTACAAATACAAGGTGCAACCCAAGCCATACCAACGCCATCATCACGCCTCCTTCAACGCGCGCTCAATGCGTGCGCCATGCAAAATAAAGAAAAAATGGTCCCCTTGTAAAGGGTAAAACGTAGCATTTGGAATCAACCGCGCAATCTCTTCGCCGCTTTGTAATGGCGTAGTCTTGTCTTCTTCACCCCAACACACTAACGCCCGCCCTTTGTACGCAGCAAAAACCTCGCGCATGTCTTCGTTGACCACCTTTTTAAGGGTTTCGTACATCACCGGCGCCATGCCCTGCACGTCTTTGGTGGCAAACAGGCGGTAAAAACGCCCAAATCCTAGGCGTTTTAAAAACTTAAATAGAGCGATTTTTACTCGCACACCTAAAGGTTTGGGCGGCACAATCCCTGCACTGCTTAAAAGCACCAAGGTTGAAGGGTTGAGCAAAGTGGCGACTTTACCCCCAAAAGAGTGGCCCACCATTATCTCAGGCGTTACATGTAACGCCTCTAAAAACGCCCTCACAACCGCTGCGTATTCCAAAGAAACCAACGGTACATGTAACGAAGACGCACCAAAACCTGGTAAATCAATGTAAAGGTGTTGGTACTCTTTAAACACGCCACCAAAGGCTTTTTTCATAATCTCTTTATTGGCTCCCCAACCGTGCAAAAACACAATGGTTTGCGCTTGCTCGGGGTGAAGAATTTCATACCCAATCTCATAGTCCACTCCGTTTACATGTAAGGCCCGTTTTGCCATCTCATGCTCGCTTGGTTTTGGCGTAGATTCTCTCTAAAATCTCCACGGCTTCTTGCATACGTTCGTACTCTTGCATGTTTAAAAGCACGGCTTCAAAACGGTTGTTTTTGACAATGATGGCGCGTTTGCGCTTGCCTTCACTGACTTCTGAGACAATCGCGCTAAAATTGCGCACCATTTGGGTTGCTGTGTACATCTCTTCTTGTGAATAGGCGCCCATGGCTCTTCTTTGTGTAAAATTTTATGTAAAATCATAGCAGGAGAGGGCTTATAGGGAACTTGGAGAGGGTGTTAGGCCGATACGCTAACACCTCAAAAAAGTGCTAAAGTTTCCCTTTAGCAGCATGAATAGAGTGAATGTACTGATACGACACTGTGGCTTCTTTTGGCGCAGGAAGAGCCTTAGCCAAGCGGTGCACAAGGCCATCAAAGTCTTGAAAAAGGTAGTTTGCCATACTGCCAGGATTGGGGTTGATTTCATTTAAAACCACCTCTCCTTTAACCATGAAAAAATCGCATCGAATCAACGCCCCTTGAAATAAAGGCATGTAAAGAGCCTCAAAGGCTTCTTTTAGGCATTTTTCTTCAGAGGGTTCAAGTATGGCTTTGGAGACCGTAGCGGTGCGTGAAAAGTCCAAATACTTTTTATCAAAGTCCAACAATTCCCCTTTTTGCGGAGCTTCAATGATAGAAAATTCCACACCTTGTGTGGTAAAACATCCTGCAAGGTTGTACTCCCTCACCCCCTCCACAAAGGGCTCAACAATGACCGTGTCGTCGTACTCAAAAGCCACATCTAGGGCGTATTCAAGGGTTTTTTCACTACGCACCACGCTCACGCCAATGGAACTGCCAAGACGTAAAGGTTTAATAATGAGCGGATACGCAAGGCTTGGGGTACGCTGCTGGGGCGTGAGTAGTTCGTAAGGCAAGGTCTTTACCCCGCACGCTTCCGCCAAATGCTTCGTCCAAAGTTTACTATAACTGAGCACCGACGCTTCTAGGCGTGGTCCAATGAAAGGCACACCAAAAAACGAAAACAATCCCGCCAGTTTGCCATCTTCTCCATCGGCCCCGTGAATGAGGTTTAGCACCACGTCGCAAAAGATTTTTTTTGAACCAAACAATCCTTTACATGTAAAGCCACCTTGTTCTAGGGTGAGCTTGGGGTCTTTTTTGTAACTTCCATCCGAAAAACGTTTGGCGTTGATGGATTCGGCTGGAATCAAATAAAACTCACGGTTTGCGTCACAAAAAATATAAATCAGTTTACATGTAAGCACTTTTTTAAGTGCAATAGCACTGACAATGCTAATCTCATGCTCGTAACTTTTCCCGCCAAATACAATTCCTACTTCCACACACTTCCTTTAGCTTAATTTTTTAAGTGCTTCTTTAATGAGCCCTGCCGTGTCCCCTGCGGTGCAGGTACTGAGGACTTTTTGAATGCGGTCTTTTTTGAACCCAAGGCTCTCAAGAGCCAAAGAGGCTTCGTGCCCCACGCCAACACTTTCTTCCCCGTGCAATGAAAAATCGCTCAATTCTACCAAGATGCGTTTTGCACTCTTTGGGCCGATACCAGGCACCATCTTAAACGCGTCCACGTTCCCATGAATTAGCGCTTCGGCAAACCCTTTGGGCGTAAGCGTAGAACACACTGCCATGGCGATAGAAGGGCCAATACCACTGAGCTTGACCAAGGTTTCAAACATCCGTTGCTCATCCAGTGAAGCAAACCCAAAAAGCAACTGGGCATCTTCGCGAAAAACTTGGGTCGTATGTAATGAAACCGTGCCAGAAGTTGCCAAAGTAGCACTGGTGTAAAGGGAAACGGCCACTTTATACGTGATGCCCGCAACAGTTTTAAGGTGCACATAAGTAGGTTCTTTGCGTACAACAACGCCCTCTAATGCAACAATCATCGGTCTATCTGGCTTGAACGGTTGATTTTGAATTTATCATCTGAAGTTTGCACAAGTGTAATCATCTTGGAGATTTCATGATTTTTAGTGTTGTACTCCACCTCAATAGCAGGAGAAATAAGCCTAAACTTAATCTCATTGTACTCTTTCCACGGGGAGTGATTGATGATTTTAGCAGAAAAGATTTTGGACTGCATTTGGTTGAGTTCTTCTTTGTAATCATTGAGTTGAAATTTGTAATCTTTCATGGCTTTGAGCATCAAGTTGTACTCGTTCACTAGCTGCTGATAGTCTTTGAGTTTTCCCATAAACGTCGCAGGTGGCTTTTGCCCTTCGGCTTTAAGCTCTTCGATTTTTGCCTTAATCATCTCGACAGATTGCTTGTTTTTATCGATGATATTTTTTTTGTTTTCTAACTGTTTTGGCATGCTATCAAGGCTTTTTCGGGCTTTTTCAATCTTTTCTGTTAGCGAAGCGGTTTCTGCTTTAAAGGTCATGGCACTTGCGGGGTCTACAAGAAATTTATTGTTACTCCCTTTTAATTCTTGGATCTCTATCAATTCTGATGTTGTAATTTGGGCATTAGAAGAGAGGCTTTCAATGTAGATTTGTCGCGCAATAATCTCTCCACCAATCACCGATTTGACACGCACAACATCGGCAATCACTTTGCCGCCCTCCAAGCGATCAATGGTTGCTTCAGTGGCCTCAAGAGTACCCCGATGCACAGAAATAGTAGCTGTGTCTGCCCAAACCGTCGATGTCATGTGAGTTTGTCCCCCAATGCGCACCTTTCTGGCGCGAACATTTGCCTGACTCCCCACATTGCCATCCACATTAATCTCCGTACTTTCTACGCTCATTCCTGTTCCGATGGCATCCTTAAAAGCGTCGGTTTCTTTGATATTGATAGTAACATTTCCATCCAACCCCGCTTCGATGGAGCCCGTGGTTTTAAAATTAATCTCATCAAGTTCCATTTGGTCTTGAATGTCATACGTTCCGCCTGATTCTTTCACGTACCCGCTGCATTTGGCAATGTAGCGAATGGTTTTGTCGTCTTCTTTTTTAATAATATTTTCAGTGACGTTAATGGCTGTCTGATTAGTGATTTTCGGTTCTCCAACAGGTAAATAAATCCCTCGACATGTTTTCCCCGGTGCGCCTTCTTGAGGTTTTACGTATTCCAAAACCACTTCGCCCTCACCCACAGCCTCCAGATAACCTCTACGTGAGTAATCTACTCTGCCTTGTTTGTCTTCAGCATTAACTTTTTTCTTGTAATGCACGATGAGTGCATCATTGACGGGCAACACAGGGTCAATACCTTCCATTACTACAAAGGTGCTGTCTTTTTCAACGATATTATTAATGCGAACCGAAGCGGCAATTTTTTTAACCTCTTGGCGCATAATCCCCTCGCGAATACCGACAAGAATTTTTGCTTTGATTTTCTTCTTGTTGATTGCCTCAAGAAGCGAAGGCTCAAACTGAGAACTGTAACGGATATTGACGCTTTTTTTAATAGTGACAACGGTTTTAGTAAGGTTTTTATTGGCACCCAAGGAAAGCGGGGGAAGCACAGTAACGGGTTCTTGCTGGGCTCGTAGGTCAAAAATTTCAACCTTAAAGTGTTGTTCAATCTTTAGTTCAGGGTTGAGAAAAAAATCATCTTCATCAAACATAGACAACGCTTCTTCGCTAGCCTCTTGCCACTCTTCTTGTTCACCTTGACGATAAAGGGTTGTGATTTTTAGAATTTTAAAATCCACAACATCCAATTCAACATTATTGGCAGTGGCAACACTTTTTAGTTCTTTGGCAACATCTTGCGTATCAATAATCATGGGAGAAAATGTCACAGGAGTGACTTCTTTTTTATTTTCTTCGCCACTTCCTTTGGTTAGTTTGTCAAACAATCCCACAGTGTCGCCTTTCTCACATTGGTTTAATCTGTTTTGTATTATGATATACAAATCATTAAAAGAAGGTAAACTTCTCTTATTTTAGGCATTTGCCTTGTTTTTAAAGACCCCCAGCAGGACTCAATCTAATGGTGATTCGCTCCTTTTTTACTAACAGTATTGGCATTCTTGTGTCAAGAATTTTAGGCTTCATTCGTGATATTTTAACAGCCTCCATCTTGGGTGCCAATCTTTACAGTGACATTTTTTTTGTCGCCTTCAAACTCCCTAATCTTTTTCGCCGTATTTTCGCCGAAGGGGCCTTTACACAAGCCTTTCTTCCCGCTTTTACCAGGGCAACCAAAAAAGGGTTGTTTGCTGCGAGTGTCTTTTTGAGGTTTTCTTTTTTTATCCTCATACTCACCTTGCTTGTTATGGTATTTGCCCCTTGGTTAACCAAGCTTATTGCCTTTGGCTTTGATGAGGCAACCATAGCCCTGGCGGCCCCGCTCGTTCGTATTAATTTTTGGTACCTTTTACTGATTTATGGCGTTACACTTGCTGCTTCCATGCTCCATTACCGAGGCCACTTTGCCACCACCGCTTTTTCTACGGCTCTTTTAAACCTTGCTATGATTGGTGCCTTGCTTCTCTCTAACACGCAAGACCCCCATCAAGCGGCATGGAATCTCAGCTTTGGCGTCCTAGTCGGCGGGCTTTTACAAGCGCTCACACACCTTATTGCGCTAAAAAAATTCCGCCTTTTAAAGGTCTTTTTAGGAAGCATAGGCCGTCCCAAAAAAAGTGCCACCGAACCCTCTTTTTACCGTAATTTTTTTCATGGGGTCCTGGGTGGAAGCACAGCACAACTTTCTGCCTTTTTGGACACATGGTTAGCCAGTTTTTTAGCCTTTGGAAGCATTAGCTACCTCTACTATGCAAATCGCGTTTTTCAGCTTCCCTTGGCCTTGTTTGCCATCGCCCTTTCTGTGGCCATTTTTCCCAACATCACCAAAGCCCTTAAACGCGAGGGTGAAGAAAAAGCCCGGCGCTTCCTTGAAAAAGGGTTTTGGATTTTGTGCTATTTGCTGTGTGCTGCAACCCTTGGAGGGACTTTACTCTCCCATGAAATTACCTGGCTTTTGTTTGAAAGAGGCTCTTTTGGCGCGAAAGAGACGCTCAATACGGCACTAGTGCTTCAAATGTATTTAGTAGGACTCTTGCCCTTTGGGCTTGCACGCCTTTTTTCCTTGTGGCTATATGCCAACCAGATGCAAGCTAGGGCAGCTAAAATTTCTGCATTTAGCTTAATGGTAAACATTGTGCTTTCACTAGCGCTCATTGGCCCCCTAGAAGCGGCTGGCTTGGCGCTAGCAAGCTCTTTGAGCGGGGTTGTCCTTTTTGCACTCACCGTTCACGCCTATGGCACCCGCGCCTTTTTGGCTATAATGCGCCCACAAAATATCATAGGACTAATAGGGGTACTGCTTGCGACTGGCGCTCTTGTTTGGATAATTAAGGAGATTTTACGTGGTTATTTATGATTCAACGCAAAAGAAAAAAGTTCCTTTTGAGCCCATCAAAACAGGTGAAGCGACCATCTACGTCTGCGGACCCACCGTCTACGATGACGCCCATTTAGGCCATGCTCGTAGTGCCATTGCTTTTGACCTACTCAGGCGTACCCTTGAAGCACTAAACTACAAAGTCACCTTTGTCAAGAACTTCACCGACATTGATGATAAAATCATTGCCAAAATGGACCAAACAGGCCAAAGCCTAGAGACGCTTACTACCCACTACATAGAGCGCTACAAAGAGGACATGCGAGCCTTACATGTAAAGGATGCTTCACTAGAACCCAAAGCCACCCAAAGCCTACCAAGCATGATACGCTTCATTGAAACACTGCTAGCCAAAGGGGCAGCTTACACTCTTGATGACGGAGTTTACTTTGACACCAGCAAGGACGAGGGCTACCTAAGCCTAAGCCATCAACACATCGAAGAAACTAAGGCCCGTGTCGAAGGTAACAGCGCCAAACGCAATCCCAAGGACTTCGCCCTGTGGAAACGCTCCACCCAGGACCCCGTCTTCGATTCTCCTTTTGGCAAAGGACGACCAGGGTGGCACATCGAGTGTTCCGCCATGATTCAAGAACACCTCGCCCATGAAGGCCCCTACCAAATCGACATTCACGCAGGTGGTGCCGACTTACTGTTTCCCCACCACGAAAACGAAGCTGCACAAACCCGTTGCGCCTCAGGCCAACACCTTGCCAAATACTGGATGCACAATGGCTTTGTAACCATCAATGGTGACAAAATGAGCAAGTCTCTTGGCAACAGCTTTTTTGTCAAGGACGCTTTACATGTATACGACGGTGAAGTCTTGCGTTTCTATTTGCTCTCAAGCCATTACCGTGCAGACTTTAACTTTAACGAAGACGACCTACTCTCTTCCAAACGCCGCTTAGACAAGCTGTATCGCCTCAAAAAAAGGCTACAAGGAACAAGTCCTAGCCAAAAAGAAGAACACTTTACATGTAAAGTGCTAGAAGCCTTAAGCGATGATTTGAACATTTCCAAAGCCTTGGCTATTTTGGATGAGATGATTCTCCAAGGCAACGAGGCATTAGATAAAGCACCCAAAGACACAGTACTCAAGCAAACCTTGTTAGCAAACCTTACTTGGATTGAAGAAGTGCTTGGCATTGGATTGCATAGCCCTATTGGTTACTTTCAATTAGGCGTTTCGCAGGGCCAAAAAACCCAGATACAGCAGGCCATTGAAGCCCGCCAAGAAGCCAAAAAAGCTAAAGACTTCGCAAAAGCTGATGCTATCCGTGATGCACTTTTAACCCAAGGAATCCAACTCATGGACACATCAGAAGGAACGCAGTGGGAACGGATCATTGGATAGCCCCTTCTTCAATCGGATTTTTAGCTTTTTTAAGTTACAATCGCGCCAAACTGTAAAAGGAATGGTATGTACGAACTGATTAAAAAAGTGATGTTTCGCTTTCAGCCTGAAACTGCTCACGACATTGTCGAACTAGGTTTGCGTGTAGTAGGCAGCTATACTCCCGCGCTACTTTCACCTTTTGCTTCGACGTTTTTTATCAGTGATGCCAGATTGCATCAGAACCTTTTGGGCACTACTTTTCACAATCCCGTAGGGCTGGGCGCAGGATTTGACAAAAATGCTACGATGCTAAAAGGCCTCACTGCGCTTGGTTTTGGACACATTGAGTTTGGCACCATTACCCCCAAAGCGCAGCCTGGCAACCCCAAACCGCGCTTGTTTCGCTACCCTGAAAAGGAAAGTGTGCAAAACGCCATGGGATTCAACAATGAAGGTCTTGTTAAAGTTAAAAAACGCCTCGAATCTCTTTACCCTTTTGCCACACCCTTGGGGGCTAACATTGGTAAAAACAAAGCCACTACACCCGAAAATGCTCTGGAGGATTACCGTATTCTTATCGAAGGGCTTAAAGATCTGTGTGATTTTATGGTCATTAACGTCTCTTCGCCCAACACCCCAGGCCTTCGTGACCTGCAAAATGAAGCGTTTATTGGCGAACTTTTTACTATGGCTAAAACACTCACCTCTAAACCCATTTTGCTAAAAATTTCTCCCGATATGGAGATGGACGCGGCACTAAAGCTATGTGAATGCGCCATCAATCATGGAGCCCATGGCATTGTCGCAACAAACACCACCACAGAGTACACCCTGCTCCAAGGTGCGCAATCTTTTGGGGGCTTAAGCGGGCGCGTATTGACCCAAAAAAGCAATGCCTTTTTCAAACCCCTTGCGGAAGCCTTTTTTGGTAAAACCGTGCTTATTAGTGTTGGTGGTATCAGCGATGCTGATGAAGCGTATGAGCGCCTACTAGAAGGGGCTAGCCTAGTGCAAGTGTACAGTGCGTTTATTTTTCAAGGCCCCTCTTTAAACAAACGCATCAATGAGGGCATTTTAGCCCGCATGAACCAAGACGGCTTTCACCATATTCAAGAAGCCATAGGCGCTAGACGATGAGACGTTTAGTGCTTGGCGCTTTACTATTCACAGGAGGACTTATGGCAAATTCGTTGCCGCACTTTGAAACTAAAACTTTAAAAAACAACCTGCAAGTTGTTGTTATCCCCATGAACAATGGCACCAATGTCATCACGACTGACATCTTTTATAAGGTGGGGAGCGGAAGTGAAACCATGGGAAAAAGTGGCATCGCTCACATGCTTGAACACCTCAATTTTAAATCCACCAAAAACCTTCGCGCAGGCGAGTTTGACGAAATTGTCAAAGGTTTTGGCGGGGTCAATAACGCCTCTACAGGGTTTGACTACACCCATTATTTCATCAAAAGCTCCACGGGCAACCTTGACACTTCTTTGGGACTTTTTGCCGAACTCATGCAAAACCTAAATCTCAAAGACGAAGAGTTTCAACCTGAGCGCGATGTGGTTTTGGAAGAACGCTTATGGCGCACCGACAACTCCCCGATGGGTTTTTTGTATTTTCGCCTGTTTAACCACGCATACATTTACCATCCTTACCACTGGACACCCATTGGCTTCAAAGATGACATTAAAAACTGGACGATTGAAGACATTCGCACCTTTCATCAAACCTATTACCAACCCGCCAACGCCATTGTTTTGGTGGCAGGTGATGTGGACCCAGAGGTAGTGTTTAAAGCGACCCAAAAACACTTTGAAGCCATCCCAAACACGACGCCCATTCCTCAAAAACACGAGGTTGAACCACCCCAAGATGGCGCAAAACGTGTGGTGATTGAAAAAGAAAGCGAAGTGGAAATGGTCGCTATTGCCTATAAAATACCTGATTTTAAGCATCCCGACCAAGTAGCACTCTCCGCGTTGAGTGAACTTTTAAGCAGTGGCAAAAGTAGCTACCTAAACGACCGACTCATCGACCAAAAAAAGCTTGTCAACCAAGTGTATGCTTTTAGCATGGACAACAAAGACCCCGGTTTGTTTTTATTCTTAGCCGTGTGTAATCCTGGCGTAAAAGCCGAAACGGTTGAAGCAGAGATTTTAGCCATTATTTCGGCTGTTCAAACGGGAAAAATTAGTGATGAAGACGTGCAAAAGGTCAAGACCAACACAAAAGCAGACTTTATTTATTCTCTAGAAAGTTCAAGTGGACTTGCCAACTTGTTTGGTAGTTTTCTTGCCAAGGGCGACATCGCGCCTTTACTTGAGTATGAAGAACATATCAATAAATTAAGCAAAGAAGAGTTGGTGAAAGCAGCCAACACCTATTTTATTCCAAAATACTCCACTACGGTGATATTACGAAAGGATTCACATGAATAACCCACTTATTGGCGCAATGACTGCACTGGTTACTCCCATCAAAAATGGCAAACTTGACGAGGTTGGGTATGCCAAACTTATCCAGCGCCAAATCAATAATGGCATTGACGTAGTGGTTCCTGTGGGAACAACGGGTGAAAGCGCAACGCTCACCCATGACGAGCACCGCCAGTGCATCGAAATAGCCGTCGATACATGTAAAGGCACGAACGTACGTGTTTTAGCAGGAGCGGGTAGCAATGCCACCTTTGAAGCTGTTGGTTTGGCACAATTTGCCGAACAGCATGGCGCCGATGGTATTCTTTCAGTAACACCTTATTACAACAAACCCATGCAAGAGGGGCTTTTCTTGCACTACAAAGCCATCGCAGAGTCTGTGGAGATTCCTGTACTTTTGTACAATGTTCCAGGGCGCACAGGTGTGGATTTGTTGCCTGAGACTATTTACCGACTTTTTAACACGTGCTCTAATATTTACGGGGTTAAAGAAGCCACAGGCTCTATTGAACGCTGCGTGGACTTGCTTGCTCATGAGCCAGCCCTTGCACTCATCAGTGGAGATGACGCCATCAACTACCCTCTTCTTTCTAACGGAGGCAAGGGGGTTATCTCGGTAACTTCCAATCTCCTGCCTGACCAAATTGCTCAGCTGACTCACTTGGCCCTTGAAGAGCACTACGCAAAAGCCAAGGCCCTAAATGATAAACTCTACAACATCAATAAAGCACTTTTTTGCGAAAGCAACCCTATTCCAATCAAAGCAGCTCTGCACATTGCTGGCTTAATCGACACCCTAGAGTTCCGCTTGCCACTTAGTGCACCAAGCAAAGAAAACATGAAAAAAATTGAGACTGTAATGGCTCAATACGATATTAAAGGACTGTAACACATGCAAGGAAAGACTCTCGTTATTAGTGGCGGAACCCGTGGCATTGGACGCGCTATTGTGTTGGCATTTGCCAAAGAAGGTGTCAATGTTGCGTTTACCTACAATTCCAATGCAGAACTCGCCGAAGAACAAGCACAGGCATTAGAAAAAGAGTTTGGCATTAAGGCCAAAGCGTACCCTTTAAACATTCTCCATCCCGAAGAATTTAAAGGCGTTTTTGAAGCTATCGACCAAGATTTTGACCGTGTAGATTTTTTCATCTCTAATGCTATTATTTCAGGGCGCGCCGTTGTGGGCGGATATACCAAATTTATGAAACTCAAACCCAAAGGTATCAACAATATCTTTACCGCGACAGTGAATGCTTTTGTTGTGGGTGCCCAAGAAGCCGCCAAACGCATGGAAAAAGTAGGTGGTGGAAGCATTATCTCCCTCTCCTCCACAGGCAACCTTGTCTACATCGAAAATTATTCGGGCCACGGTACATGTAAAGCGGCGGTAGAAGCTATGGTACGCTATGCAGCTACCGAACTTGGCTCAAAAGGTATTCGCGTTAATGCCATCAGCGGAGGACCTATCGAAACCGACGCTCTGCGTGCGTTTACCAACTACGAAGAAGTAAAAGACAAAACTGCCGAACTCTCGCCTTTAAATCGTATGGGAAAACCCGAAGACATGGCAGGGGCTTGTGTGTTTTTATGCTCCGAAAAAGCCAGTTGGGTAACAGGGCATACACTTATTATTGATGGGGGAACGACCTTTAAATGATGCTTAACCTTCCTAATTTTCTTGCTTTGTTGCGTGTCGTGATGGCCACAGTAATGTTTGTATTTTTAATAGAGCGTGACGCCACCTTTTTCCAAGGTATTCACACAAGCTGGTTGGATTTTTTTGCAGCCTTTGTTTTTGTCCTCGCTGCCGCAACAGATTTTTTCGATGGTTACATCGCAAGAGAATGGAATCAAATGACCAAATTGGGTGCTATTTTAGACCCCCTAGCCGATAAAATGCTTATTTTGGCTGCTTTTTTGGGATTGCTTTTGCTTGACCGCGCCTCTGCATGGGCCATCTATTTGATTTTAACCCGTGAATTTTTTATCACAGGATTACGCGTCATGGCAGCAAGCGAGGGGAAAAATATCGCAGCCTCTATGGCAGGAAAAGTTAAAACTGTCTTTCAAATGATTGCTATTGGTTTGTTGATTATGAATTGGCCTTTAGCGACACTATGCCTCTGGATTGCCGTAGGACTAACGCTTTATTCTGGCTTTGAATACATCATTGGATACACCAAAAATACCAAGGAGGGCACATGCTAATTTCTCTCTTGGTGCTCTCTTTTTTGATTTTTTTTCATGAACTTGGCCATTTTTTGGCTGCGCGTTTTTTTGGTGTCAAGGTGGAGGTTTTTAGCATTGGTTTTGGAAAAAAAATCCTTAAGCGCCGCTGGGGAGAGACGGAGTATTGCCTGAGCGCCATTCCTCTTGGTGGCTATGTGCAAATGAAAGGGCAAGACGACAGCAATCCCACCAACACTAGCCTAGACGCCGATAGTTATGGGGCCAAAACACCCTTGCAACGCATTGCCATTTTGTTTGCGGGACCTTTTGCTAATTTTTTACTGGCTTTTTTGCTTTACATTGCTATTGCCTCCTTAGGTGTTTTGAAGCTTGCTCCCCAGATTGGGGTAGTAAGCGAAGACTCTGCGGCAAGCGCGGCGGGCCTCATGGAAAAAGACCGCATTGTTGCCATCAACGGCACTTCCATTCGCATATGGGATGAAATCAAGCCCATCGTTACCCAAACCCAAGGTTCTATTTCACTCCTTGTGGAACGCGCCGACGAAACCTTGCTACTCTCCCTTACTCCAAAACTTAGCCAAAGCCAAACCCTTTTTGGTGAGGCTATTCAGGAACGGCTTATTGGCATCTCACCTTCTGGCGAAACCGTGACGCTTACTTTTAGGGGCGTACAAAGTCTTGGGTTTGCGTGGCATGAAACAGTGCGCGCTGCGACATTGATTGTGCAGAGTTTGCAAAAAATGATCGAGGGTGTAATTTCTCCTAAGGAGATGGGTGGCGTGATTTCTATTGTCCAGATTACCTCAAGTGCTGCAGATGCAGGTATTGTGACACTATTTATGCTCACTGCTTTGATTTCGGTAAATTTGGGCGTCCTAAATCTTTTACCCATCCCTGCCCTTGATGGCGGCCATATTATGTTTAATCTTTATGAAATTATTATGCGTAAACCTCCCAAAGAAGCGGTGTACATCAAAATGACTTACGTAGGATGGGCGTTGCTTTTGAGCCTGATGGCTTTCACTATCGTCAATGACATCCTACGGCTTTCGGGAGCTTACCAATGAATTTTTATGAATCTACGCTCGATACAATTTTTACACGCATTGAGGCAGTGCGAACGGCTGTCAAT
It contains:
- the rseP gene encoding RIP metalloprotease RseP: MLISLLVLSFLIFFHELGHFLAARFFGVKVEVFSIGFGKKILKRRWGETEYCLSAIPLGGYVQMKGQDDSNPTNTSLDADSYGAKTPLQRIAILFAGPFANFLLAFLLYIAIASLGVLKLAPQIGVVSEDSAASAAGLMEKDRIVAINGTSIRIWDEIKPIVTQTQGSISLLVERADETLLLSLTPKLSQSQTLFGEAIQERLIGISPSGETVTLTFRGVQSLGFAWHETVRAATLIVQSLQKMIEGVISPKEMGGVISIVQITSSAADAGIVTLFMLTALISVNLGVLNLLPIPALDGGHIMFNLYEIIMRKPPKEAVYIKMTYVGWALLLSLMAFTIVNDILRLSGAYQ